A window from Citrobacter amalonaticus encodes these proteins:
- the yahO gene encoding DUF1471 family periplasmic protein YahO codes for MKTGYKLLIGALAFVATNAFAAELLTKAEFEKVESQYTLIGNINTSNETSTQDAKEDLLKKADEKGADVVVLTSGQTDNKIHGTANIYKKK; via the coding sequence ATGAAAACTGGATATAAACTCTTGATTGGTGCGTTGGCTTTTGTGGCGACAAATGCGTTTGCAGCGGAGCTGTTAACAAAAGCTGAGTTTGAGAAGGTGGAGTCGCAGTACACCCTGATTGGCAACATCAATACCAGCAATGAAACGTCCACTCAGGATGCGAAAGAAGATCTGCTCAAAAAAGCGGATGAGAAAGGGGCTGATGTGGTCGTGCTGACTTCCGGTCAAACCGACAACAAAATTCATGGCACTGCCAATATCTACAAGAAAAAGTAA
- a CDS encoding autotransporter outer membrane beta-barrel domain-containing protein → MKRKEFKLTTMALLISSLLMANNVCAAIHDVDGIISGSGIIAKDQEYKIISTAGENNTISVANNGGVTITNPGGTPTVSGGGEFENGDFLISNGTVIVANSGTINLGSGTTVNHIIGDVIPGTVEGRPDIPLDNDYQFMYAVGIVQVGGNSAAYLAQKGSIVADNLTINMSQKRDGKDIAGILGNKHNGVFTLTGTTTVNSAVTGANGKNFAIYAKSGSKINAENLIVNSKGTFYAVGLDSESSVDADRSLIRYKNATITSVADQYADGISSNGADVEALGDTAIDVTVNDANGVISGIWVSDGLTGVDLDAHVTMAGKTSLLLKSGAESTVLSGVESVGASQFTSNDLNITLDTQGHQQTTGTGIRASKEDALTAGKIDINGRLNIDVVDTTRSGSWNYVRADKGGEITLNGGVQMGVSYNDPDATAILAENADSRVTINPQKIDVVGTIEALDSAVVDVNAINQSRFVGGMVTSGNAVNNLSLADGSAWNMTKSSQLTNLTLNDSTLTFMPAATNRRMLTRDTASFKTLTVDGDYTGTNGNLVMNTQLGDDSSPTDRMIVAGNTSGTTNVKVLNAGGAGGLTTSGIELISVGGNSDGVFKQNGRIVAGAYDYTLHRGEGENNKNWYLSSALSPVTPLDPLNPTDPQPPTPTPREHAVRPEAGLYGMNLQAANTLFNTRLQDRLGETHYVDALTGKEAVTSMWLRNVGGHTRQKDSSGQLDMQANRYVMQLGGDIAQWSSDNTDRYHLGLMAGYANQKARAENQRNGNRADSRISGYSVGLYGTWLQDNATHEGAYVDSWAQYSWFDNTVSGRDVESEEYDSKGFTASVESGYTWKLAELSERNALYIQPKAQITWMGVKADEHKEVNGTRVEGNGDGNIQTRVGVRLFGKGHNTLDDGKDHTFQPFVEANWIHNSKDFGVSMNGENVNLKGARNIGELKAGVEGQLTKNVALWGNVAQQVGNNGYSDTSAMIGIKASF, encoded by the coding sequence ATGAAGAGAAAAGAATTTAAATTAACAACCATGGCGTTGTTAATCAGTAGTCTGTTAATGGCAAATAATGTCTGTGCTGCCATTCATGATGTAGATGGTATTATTAGCGGAAGCGGGATCATCGCTAAAGATCAGGAATATAAAATCATTAGCACCGCAGGGGAAAACAATACGATCTCCGTGGCGAATAATGGTGGTGTAACCATTACCAACCCAGGCGGAACGCCCACGGTCTCGGGTGGGGGCGAATTTGAAAACGGTGACTTTTTAATTTCCAACGGGACAGTGATTGTTGCCAACAGCGGAACCATTAATTTAGGTTCAGGGACTACCGTGAATCATATCATCGGCGATGTCATTCCAGGCACCGTCGAGGGGCGACCAGACATTCCGCTGGATAATGATTATCAGTTCATGTATGCGGTGGGTATCGTTCAGGTGGGTGGTAACAGTGCAGCCTATCTCGCGCAAAAAGGCTCGATCGTTGCCGATAATTTGACGATAAATATGAGTCAAAAGCGTGATGGCAAAGATATTGCGGGCATTCTGGGCAATAAACACAATGGCGTCTTTACCTTAACCGGCACCACCACGGTTAATTCTGCGGTGACCGGGGCGAATGGGAAGAATTTCGCGATCTATGCAAAGTCGGGATCGAAAATCAACGCTGAAAATTTGATCGTCAATAGTAAGGGGACATTCTACGCCGTCGGCCTCGATTCGGAATCCAGTGTGGATGCCGACCGTTCACTGATTCGTTATAAAAATGCCACGATTACATCCGTCGCCGATCAGTATGCGGACGGTATCAGTTCTAACGGGGCTGACGTTGAAGCGTTGGGCGACACCGCTATTGATGTCACCGTGAACGATGCGAATGGCGTGATTTCCGGGATCTGGGTTTCAGATGGTCTCACCGGCGTTGATCTGGATGCACATGTGACCATGGCAGGAAAGACGAGCCTGCTGCTGAAGTCAGGCGCGGAGAGTACGGTTCTCAGTGGTGTCGAGTCCGTGGGCGCTTCGCAGTTTACCAGTAACGACCTGAATATCACGCTGGATACTCAGGGGCATCAGCAAACAACCGGTACCGGCATTCGGGCCAGTAAAGAAGATGCGCTCACGGCGGGTAAAATCGACATTAATGGTCGTCTGAACATTGATGTTGTCGATACTACCCGCAGCGGGAGCTGGAACTACGTCCGTGCGGACAAGGGCGGCGAAATCACGCTGAACGGTGGGGTACAGATGGGGGTTAGCTACAACGACCCGGATGCCACTGCCATTCTGGCGGAAAATGCCGACTCCCGTGTGACGATTAACCCGCAGAAAATCGACGTTGTCGGGACGATTGAAGCCCTGGATTCCGCCGTGGTTGATGTGAATGCGATTAACCAGTCGCGTTTCGTCGGCGGGATGGTCACCAGCGGCAATGCAGTGAATAACCTGTCGCTGGCCGACGGCTCGGCCTGGAACATGACCAAAAGTTCTCAGCTCACCAACCTGACGCTGAATGACTCCACGCTGACCTTTATGCCAGCCGCCACAAACCGTCGTATGCTGACGCGTGATACCGCGAGCTTCAAAACCCTGACAGTGGACGGTGATTACACAGGCACTAACGGTAATCTCGTGATGAACACCCAACTGGGCGATGACAGCTCACCGACTGACCGGATGATCGTTGCGGGCAACACCTCCGGCACCACGAACGTTAAAGTACTGAACGCCGGGGGCGCGGGCGGTCTGACGACGTCGGGCATCGAACTGATTAGCGTTGGCGGCAATTCTGACGGTGTGTTTAAACAAAATGGCCGTATCGTGGCCGGTGCGTATGACTACACCCTGCATCGCGGTGAAGGCGAGAATAATAAAAACTGGTATCTGAGCAGCGCCCTGTCTCCGGTTACTCCGCTGGATCCTCTGAATCCTACCGATCCGCAGCCGCCAACTCCGACGCCGCGCGAACACGCGGTGCGTCCGGAAGCCGGTCTGTACGGCATGAACCTGCAGGCGGCAAACACGCTGTTCAATACCCGTTTGCAGGATCGTCTGGGCGAAACGCATTACGTGGACGCGCTGACCGGCAAAGAAGCCGTCACCAGTATGTGGCTGCGTAACGTGGGCGGTCATACCCGTCAGAAAGACAGCAGTGGTCAACTGGATATGCAGGCCAACCGTTATGTCATGCAACTGGGCGGCGACATTGCGCAGTGGTCTTCGGACAACACTGACCGCTACCATCTGGGCCTGATGGCCGGTTATGCCAACCAGAAAGCGCGCGCCGAAAACCAGCGTAACGGTAACCGGGCCGACAGCCGCATCAGTGGTTACAGCGTTGGTTTGTACGGCACCTGGCTGCAGGACAACGCGACGCATGAAGGCGCGTATGTCGATAGCTGGGCGCAGTACAGCTGGTTTGATAACACCGTTTCTGGTCGTGATGTCGAATCTGAAGAGTATGATTCTAAGGGCTTCACCGCCTCTGTTGAATCCGGCTACACCTGGAAACTGGCCGAACTCAGCGAGCGTAACGCGCTGTATATTCAGCCAAAAGCCCAGATCACCTGGATGGGCGTGAAGGCAGATGAGCACAAAGAAGTTAACGGTACCCGCGTTGAAGGTAACGGCGATGGCAACATCCAGACCCGCGTCGGCGTCCGTCTGTTCGGCAAGGGCCACAACACACTGGACGACGGCAAAGACCACACCTTCCAGCCGTTTGTCGAAGCCAACTGGATCCACAACAGCAAAGACTTTGGCGTCTCAATGAACGGTGAAAATGTGAATCTGAAAGGCGCCCGCAATATCGGCGAACTGAAAGCCGGTGTTGAAGGCCAGTTGACGAAGAACGTCGCCCTGTGGGGCAACGTCGCTCAGCAGGTTGGTAACAACGGCTACAGCGACACTTCAGCGATGATCGGTATTAAAGCGTCGTTCTGA
- a CDS encoding autotransporter outer membrane beta-barrel domain-containing protein yields the protein MALTSTAVANNNISPPTGVGDTVIINNGQNITLSATENTDPAWNNFRSLWVGDNSDGSLLIDGRAITTAAGMIGNGANGSVTLTNGATWTLGNLNLVLGTHDGSGTLLVNNGSKISGIDELRIGEYAANAQGTVTIDGANSSVSSVWSVVGDQGRGNLVITRGGTLSLSEHMNIGYVGNTNNTSRNGYGVALVDGENSLLDVTEGIYLGGFATTPNDATGILTVSNGATVRSGNLIWLAVGEGSTGILNIGGAKGEAQQAAGTLDLPWIYLGNTSGMSTAELNFNHNSDDFVLSAKITGIGEVNHFGSGTTTLTGANTYQGPTHVANGTLRAGAENTLSARSGYRVDSGAQLDLNGYSQTLNSLELAGTAILSSPSQVQAAFSPTLLTINGDYTGNNGLLALRTVLGDDLSPTDKLIVKGDTHGITRVSVSNAGGNGAATIEGIRIIDVEGTSNGTFVKEGRIVAGAYDYDLVKRDNQNWSLTSLALPEPVPPTEPKEPVIPESPTPEGPHQYRPETGSYLANTLAANTLFTTRLHDRLGETQSTDVLSGEQKVTSLWMRHVGGHNRFKDSSGQISTQSNRYVMQLGGDIAQWSTDGLDRWHLGLMAGYANSKSRSHSSLTGYTSRGEISGYSAGLYGTWYANDADKTGAYVDGWMLYNWFDNTVSGQGLASEKYDSDGITASVETGYTWKLAEFSERKALYIQPKAQITWMDVQADTHVEKNGTRVVDKTDGNLQTRLGVKAYLQGHNAMDDGKDRTFQPFVEANWLHNTRSYSVKMDDISNDVKGNRNIGELKVGVEGQLSQRLQLWGNVAQQIGDNGYSDTQGMLGLKYSF from the coding sequence ATGGCTTTAACGTCCACTGCGGTAGCCAATAATAATATTTCCCCACCAACAGGTGTGGGGGATACTGTCATTATTAATAATGGACAAAATATTACGCTTTCCGCCACGGAAAATACCGACCCCGCATGGAATAACTTCCGCAGTCTTTGGGTGGGTGATAACTCCGACGGCTCACTGCTGATCGATGGTCGGGCTATCACCACCGCCGCCGGTATGATCGGTAATGGCGCAAACGGCAGCGTGACGCTGACGAATGGTGCGACCTGGACACTGGGCAATTTGAATCTGGTACTCGGGACCCATGATGGTTCAGGTACGCTGCTGGTGAATAACGGTAGTAAAATCAGCGGCATTGATGAATTACGTATTGGAGAATATGCTGCAAACGCGCAGGGAACGGTTACCATCGATGGCGCAAATTCGTCCGTCTCTTCCGTCTGGAGCGTGGTCGGCGATCAGGGGCGCGGTAACCTGGTGATTACCCGCGGCGGAACCCTCTCCTTAAGCGAACACATGAACATTGGCTACGTCGGCAATACGAATAACACCAGTCGTAATGGCTACGGTGTCGCCCTCGTGGACGGTGAAAACTCGCTGCTGGATGTGACGGAAGGTATTTACCTCGGGGGGTTCGCAACAACACCCAATGACGCCACCGGGATCCTCACCGTCAGCAACGGCGCAACGGTCCGCTCGGGTAACTTAATCTGGCTGGCAGTGGGAGAAGGCAGTACCGGCATCCTGAATATTGGCGGCGCAAAGGGCGAAGCACAACAGGCTGCGGGAACACTGGACCTGCCGTGGATCTACCTTGGCAACACCAGCGGTATGAGCACGGCAGAGCTCAACTTTAATCACAACAGCGACGACTTCGTACTCTCGGCCAAAATCACAGGTATTGGCGAAGTCAACCATTTCGGCTCTGGGACGACCACGCTGACAGGCGCTAACACCTATCAGGGCCCTACCCACGTCGCAAATGGTACATTGCGCGCCGGGGCAGAAAATACCCTGAGTGCAAGATCCGGTTACCGCGTGGACAGCGGTGCGCAGCTGGATCTTAACGGCTATTCACAGACGCTGAATTCGCTGGAGCTGGCAGGCACAGCGATACTCTCTTCCCCGTCGCAAGTGCAAGCAGCCTTTAGCCCAACCCTGTTGACAATTAACGGTGATTACACCGGAAACAACGGCTTGCTGGCCTTGCGCACTGTGCTGGGTGATGACCTGTCGCCAACGGATAAGCTGATTGTGAAAGGTGATACCCACGGCATCACGCGCGTCAGCGTCAGTAACGCGGGCGGTAACGGAGCCGCGACGATTGAAGGTATCCGTATTATCGACGTTGAAGGGACTTCAAACGGTACCTTTGTGAAAGAAGGCCGTATTGTCGCAGGCGCATATGACTACGACCTTGTGAAACGAGATAACCAGAACTGGTCGTTGACCAGCCTGGCCTTGCCAGAACCGGTTCCACCAACTGAGCCGAAAGAACCCGTAATTCCAGAGTCTCCGACACCGGAAGGTCCGCATCAGTATCGCCCGGAAACCGGCAGCTATCTGGCGAACACCCTTGCCGCCAACACGCTGTTCACCACCCGGCTTCACGATCGTCTGGGTGAAACCCAGTCCACCGACGTGTTATCCGGCGAGCAGAAGGTTACCAGCCTGTGGATGCGTCATGTCGGTGGGCATAACCGCTTCAAAGACAGTTCCGGGCAGATCAGCACCCAGAGCAACCGCTACGTGATGCAACTGGGCGGCGATATCGCGCAATGGAGCACCGACGGTCTCGATCGCTGGCATCTGGGTCTGATGGCCGGTTACGCCAACAGCAAGAGCCGCAGCCACTCCAGCCTGACCGGATACACCTCTCGCGGGGAAATCAGCGGCTACAGCGCCGGTCTGTACGGCACCTGGTATGCCAACGACGCCGATAAAACCGGTGCGTATGTCGATGGCTGGATGCTCTACAACTGGTTTGACAACACCGTGTCCGGACAGGGCCTGGCGTCTGAAAAGTATGATTCAGACGGCATCACCGCCTCTGTCGAAACAGGCTACACCTGGAAACTGGCCGAATTCAGCGAGCGTAAGGCGCTGTACATCCAGCCTAAAGCGCAAATCACCTGGATGGACGTGCAGGCCGATACGCACGTTGAGAAAAACGGCACCCGGGTGGTGGATAAAACCGACGGCAACCTGCAAACGCGTCTTGGCGTCAAAGCCTATCTGCAAGGCCATAACGCCATGGATGACGGCAAAGACCGCACCTTCCAGCCGTTTGTCGAAGCCAACTGGCTTCACAACACCCGTAGCTACAGCGTGAAGATGGATGACATCAGCAACGACGTGAAAGGCAACCGCAATATTGGCGAACTGAAAGTGGGCGTTGAAGGCCAGCTTAGCCAGCGTCTGCAACTGTGGGGCAACGTCGCCCAGCAAATTGGCGACAACGGCTACAGCGATACGCAGGGAATGTTAGGACTGAAATACAGCTTCTGA
- a CDS encoding Crp/Fnr family transcriptional regulator, translating to MKNINDSALKERFILTNRLSAIINPSLLATLRLVKIDAGEYLMTQNTYLTHLYFLVDGKLQVERHNPNGTHAVYSFETPFSVVGEMELFSIKKSKAVGSVQALTDSWLLTLPVEAVKEHAMNDPAFLLFMCQNLSHKLLHNSLIHSSGAISVESKLRKFLLIKTQNEGATIQLEKRESLAAMLGVSVRQLNRALIKLAQQGIIQHKNKTLKVINPVRLSDFPADKSELV from the coding sequence ATGAAAAATATCAATGACAGTGCCTTAAAAGAGCGGTTTATTTTAACGAACAGGTTATCGGCGATAATTAACCCCTCCCTGTTAGCGACACTGCGTCTGGTCAAAATTGATGCCGGTGAGTATCTGATGACGCAAAACACCTATTTGACGCATCTCTATTTCCTGGTTGACGGTAAACTGCAGGTCGAGCGCCATAATCCAAACGGGACGCACGCGGTTTATTCTTTTGAAACGCCTTTTTCGGTGGTTGGCGAAATGGAACTTTTCTCCATTAAGAAAAGTAAGGCTGTCGGTTCCGTTCAGGCATTAACGGACTCATGGTTACTGACCCTACCGGTCGAGGCCGTAAAAGAACACGCGATGAACGATCCCGCCTTTCTTCTTTTTATGTGCCAGAATTTAAGTCATAAACTACTGCATAATTCACTGATCCATTCCAGTGGCGCGATTTCGGTGGAATCTAAATTGCGTAAATTCTTACTTATTAAAACGCAAAACGAAGGCGCCACAATTCAACTGGAGAAAAGAGAGTCACTCGCGGCCATGTTGGGTGTTTCTGTCAGGCAACTCAATCGGGCGCTGATAAAACTTGCGCAGCAAGGGATTATTCAACACAAAAATAAAACCCTGAAGGTGATTAATCCTGTTCGCTTATCAGATTTTCCTGCTGACAAATCTGAATTGGTGTGA
- the prpR gene encoding propionate catabolism operon regulatory protein PrpR produces the protein MATTTLPPRVNDDKPVIWTVSVTRLFDLFRDISLEFDHLATITPIQLGFEKAVTYIRKKLTTERCDAIIAAGSNGAYLKSRLSIPVILIKPSGFDVLQALAKAGKLTASIGVVIYQETLPALMAFQKTFNLQLEQRSYITEEDARGQINELKANGIDAVVGAGLITDLAEEAGMTGIFIYSAATVRQAFSDALDMTRLTQRRHGHYASDQALRTRYGLGDIRGESAQMEQVRHTIMLYARSPASVLIQGETGTGKELAAQAIHREFCTRPGTRGDKTAHPFVAVNCGAIAESLLEAELFGYEEGAFTGSRRGGRAGLFEIAHGGTLFLDEIGEMPLPLQTRLLRVLEEKEVTRVGGHHPIPVTVRVISATHCNLEDEMKRGQFRRDLFYRLSILRLSLPALRERPADILPLAEGFLKQSLAALSVPFTESVRAGLAQSAGALLHYQWPGNIRELRNMMERLALFLSVEPMPQLNEHLLQQILPELAENESPSSPSPSATPQQVLAQFNGDKRAAARYLGISRTTFWRRLKE, from the coding sequence ATGGCGACGACAACGCTTCCCCCGCGGGTGAATGATGACAAACCGGTTATCTGGACGGTCTCAGTAACGCGACTGTTCGATCTGTTTCGCGACATCAGCCTGGAGTTTGATCATCTGGCGACCATCACCCCCATCCAGCTCGGTTTTGAAAAAGCGGTCACCTATATCCGTAAGAAGCTGACCACCGAACGCTGTGATGCGATCATCGCCGCCGGATCGAACGGCGCGTATCTGAAAAGTCGCCTGTCGATACCAGTTATCCTGATCAAACCCAGCGGGTTTGACGTTCTGCAGGCGCTGGCAAAGGCCGGAAAACTGACCGCCTCCATTGGCGTGGTGATCTACCAGGAGACACTCCCCGCGCTGATGGCTTTTCAAAAAACCTTCAACCTGCAACTGGAACAACGCAGCTATATCACCGAAGAAGACGCGCGCGGGCAGATTAACGAGTTGAAAGCAAACGGCATTGACGCGGTGGTTGGCGCGGGACTGATCACCGATCTGGCGGAAGAGGCAGGCATGACCGGTATCTTTATCTATTCCGCCGCCACGGTGCGTCAGGCCTTTAGCGATGCGCTGGACATGACCCGCCTGACCCAACGTCGCCACGGTCATTATGCCTCCGATCAGGCGCTGCGCACCCGCTATGGGCTGGGGGATATTCGTGGCGAGTCCGCACAGATGGAACAGGTGCGCCATACCATTATGCTGTATGCCCGTTCACCCGCCTCTGTCCTGATTCAGGGGGAAACCGGCACCGGGAAAGAACTGGCAGCCCAGGCCATTCACCGCGAGTTTTGTACGCGTCCTGGCACGCGCGGCGACAAAACGGCGCATCCGTTCGTCGCGGTGAATTGCGGGGCGATCGCCGAATCGTTGCTGGAAGCGGAGCTGTTTGGCTACGAGGAAGGCGCCTTCACCGGATCGCGACGCGGTGGTCGTGCCGGGCTGTTTGAAATCGCCCACGGCGGAACGCTGTTTCTCGATGAAATCGGCGAAATGCCGCTGCCGCTGCAAACCCGACTGCTGCGCGTGCTGGAAGAAAAAGAGGTCACCCGGGTGGGTGGACATCACCCCATTCCGGTGACAGTGCGGGTGATTAGCGCCACCCACTGCAATCTGGAAGACGAGATGAAACGCGGGCAGTTTCGTCGCGATCTGTTTTATCGCCTGAGTATTTTACGTCTGTCGTTACCGGCTCTACGGGAGCGCCCCGCCGATATCCTGCCGCTGGCGGAAGGTTTTTTAAAACAATCGCTGGCCGCGCTCTCCGTACCATTTACCGAGTCGGTGCGCGCCGGACTGGCGCAGAGTGCCGGTGCGCTGTTGCACTATCAGTGGCCGGGAAATATTCGCGAATTGCGCAATATGATGGAACGGCTGGCACTGTTTTTAAGCGTTGAACCGATGCCACAACTGAATGAACATTTATTACAGCAGATACTGCCGGAACTGGCGGAGAACGAATCGCCGTCATCCCCTTCGCCTTCCGCTACGCCACAGCAGGTGCTGGCGCAGTTTAACGGCGATAAGCGCGCCGCCGCGCGTTATCTGGGGATCAGCAGAACCACATTCTGGCGACGGCTGAAGGAATGA
- a CDS encoding LysE family transporter: protein MEPLHAVFLTVSLFVLTFFNPGANLFVVVQTSLASGRRAGVLTGLGVASGDAIYSGLGLFGMATLITQCEAVFSVIKIGGGAYLLWFAWNSMRHQATPQMPTLQQPVSAPWTVFFRRGLLTDLSNPQTVLFFISIFSVTLSADTPMWARMMAWAGIVLSSVIWRVFLSQAFSLPAVRRAYGRIQRVASRIIGAIIGLLALRLIYEGITHR from the coding sequence ATGGAACCTCTACATGCGGTTTTCCTCACCGTCAGCCTGTTCGTGTTAACCTTCTTCAACCCCGGCGCCAATCTGTTTGTGGTCGTGCAAACCAGTCTGGCCTCCGGACGGCGCGCAGGAGTATTAACCGGTCTGGGCGTTGCGTCAGGTGACGCTATCTATTCCGGGCTGGGGCTGTTTGGCATGGCGACACTGATCACCCAGTGCGAGGCGGTATTTTCGGTGATCAAAATTGGCGGCGGCGCGTATCTGCTGTGGTTTGCCTGGAACAGTATGCGTCACCAGGCCACACCGCAGATGCCAACGCTGCAGCAACCCGTTAGCGCGCCATGGACCGTGTTCTTTCGTCGTGGCTTACTGACCGATCTGTCAAATCCGCAAACCGTCCTGTTTTTTATCAGTATCTTCTCCGTTACGCTGAGTGCCGACACGCCCATGTGGGCAAGGATGATGGCCTGGGCCGGGATTGTGCTCTCTTCGGTTATCTGGCGCGTCTTTCTGAGCCAGGCCTTTTCGTTGCCTGCCGTGCGTCGGGCATACGGCAGAATACAGCGCGTCGCCAGTCGCATCATCGGCGCGATAATTGGCCTGCTGGCGTTACGTTTAATTTATGAAGGGATTACGCATCGGTAA
- a CDS encoding peptide MFS transporter, translated as MHSSVNKNESRTFFGHPYPLGSLFFTEMWERFSFYGIRPLLILFMAATVYDGGMGLARENASAIVGIFAGSMYLAALPGGWLADNWLGQQRAVWYGSILIALGHLSIALSAWMGDNLFFIGLMFIVLGSGLFKTCISVMVGTLYKKGDARRDGGFSLFYMGINMGSFIAPLISGWLIKSHGWHWGFGIGGIGMLVALIIFRVFAVPSMKRYDREVGLDSTWNSPVVKRNGVGRWLLALAVGVAIIVTLIAQGVIVINPVAVASMLVYVIAASVALYFIYLFVFAGLTRKERARLLVCFILLVSAAFFWSAFEQKPTSFNLFANDYTNRMIGDFEIPAVWFQSINALFIILLAPVFSWAWPALARRNVRPSSITKFVIGILCAAAGFGLMMMAAQNVLSNGGAGVSPFWLVGSILMLTLGELCLSPIGLATMTLLAPERMRGQMMGLWFCASALGNLAAGLIGGHVKADQLDMLPDLFARCSIALLICAAVLIVLIVPVRRMLENAQTKTEQKPA; from the coding sequence ATGCATTCCTCTGTTAATAAAAACGAAAGCCGAACGTTCTTCGGCCATCCCTATCCGCTGGGGTCACTGTTCTTCACGGAGATGTGGGAACGGTTTTCGTTTTATGGCATTCGTCCGTTACTGATTCTGTTCATGGCCGCGACCGTCTACGACGGTGGCATGGGACTGGCGCGGGAAAATGCGTCTGCTATCGTCGGTATTTTTGCCGGCAGTATGTACCTGGCAGCGCTGCCGGGCGGCTGGCTCGCGGATAACTGGCTCGGGCAGCAACGCGCGGTGTGGTACGGCTCGATCCTGATCGCGCTCGGCCATCTGTCGATTGCCCTGTCGGCCTGGATGGGCGACAACCTGTTTTTCATCGGTTTGATGTTTATCGTGCTGGGGTCGGGTCTGTTCAAAACCTGTATCTCGGTCATGGTGGGAACCCTCTATAAGAAAGGCGATGCCCGCCGCGATGGCGGTTTTTCGTTGTTCTACATGGGGATTAACATGGGGTCATTCATTGCCCCGTTGATCTCTGGCTGGTTAATCAAATCTCACGGCTGGCACTGGGGCTTTGGTATCGGTGGGATCGGGATGCTGGTCGCGCTGATTATCTTCCGCGTGTTTGCCGTTCCTTCCATGAAACGCTATGACCGCGAAGTGGGGCTTGATTCGACCTGGAACAGCCCGGTGGTGAAGAGAAACGGCGTGGGACGCTGGTTGCTGGCGCTGGCCGTTGGTGTTGCCATCATTGTGACGCTGATTGCCCAGGGCGTGATTGTCATTAATCCGGTCGCCGTTGCCAGCATGCTGGTCTACGTTATTGCCGCGTCTGTGGCGCTCTACTTTATCTATCTGTTCGTGTTTGCCGGGTTGACCCGCAAAGAGCGCGCCAGACTGTTGGTCTGCTTTATTTTACTGGTTTCTGCGGCCTTTTTCTGGTCGGCGTTTGAGCAGAAACCAACCTCGTTCAACCTGTTCGCGAACGACTACACCAACCGCATGATCGGTGATTTCGAAATTCCAGCCGTCTGGTTCCAGTCGATCAACGCCCTGTTTATCATCCTGCTGGCTCCGGTCTTTAGCTGGGCCTGGCCGGCACTGGCGCGCCGAAATGTGCGCCCGAGCAGTATCACCAAGTTTGTTATCGGTATTCTGTGCGCGGCAGCGGGCTTTGGCCTGATGATGATGGCGGCGCAGAATGTCCTGAGCAACGGTGGAGCAGGCGTATCGCCGTTCTGGCTGGTGGGCAGCATCCTGATGCTGACGCTGGGTGAGCTGTGTCTGAGCCCGATTGGTCTGGCGACCATGACGCTGTTAGCGCCCGAAAGAATGCGGGGTCAGATGATGGGCCTGTGGTTCTGCGCCAGCGCTTTAGGTAACCTGGCGGCGGGTCTGATTGGTGGGCACGTTAAGGCTGACCAACTGGACATGCTGCCTGATCTCTTCGCCCGCTGCTCCATTGCATTGCTGATTTGTGCAGCAGTACTGATTGTGCTGATTGTTCCGGTGCGTCGGATGCTGGAAAACGCGCAAACGAAAACGGAGCAAAAACCGGCGTAA